A stretch of Citrobacter amalonaticus Y19 DNA encodes these proteins:
- a CDS encoding cation:proton antiporter has protein sequence MTEIWFQAALWLGLALIATILSIYLRIATALSEIVVGTIAQLIIGALLGASILAGDASWVQFLSGAGAILLTFLAGAELDPGVFRKQWKQALIIGLISFFLPFLLCAALARWCLGWTPEASWLAGIAMSTTSVAVVYAVMLELGFNTSGYGKTVLAACFVTDLATVIALGLIFAPFTFRSVAFTGAMVVVAFLLPWLTPRFFKRFGDRPSELEAKFLMLCLFALGGLATWADSEAVLPAYLIGMVLAGTVGKDHALIRRLRTLTFGLLTPFYFIRAGSLVSLPALTGAPGAFLILLLVKMLTKLAGVYPVCRWYGSSHQESMYTTLLMSTGLTFGTISALFGLSHHLINEAQYSSLVAAVIGSAVLPTLIANAFFLPRHLLPENDNTRRVTDEGVNKGE, from the coding sequence ATGACTGAAATCTGGTTCCAGGCTGCACTGTGGCTGGGTCTCGCATTAATCGCCACCATCCTGTCCATATACCTGCGTATCGCGACAGCGCTCTCCGAAATTGTAGTGGGCACCATTGCGCAGCTCATTATTGGTGCCCTGTTAGGTGCCAGCATACTGGCCGGAGATGCCAGCTGGGTGCAGTTTTTATCCGGTGCAGGCGCAATACTGCTGACTTTCCTTGCCGGAGCGGAACTCGACCCGGGCGTTTTCCGAAAACAGTGGAAACAGGCGCTGATTATTGGGCTGATCAGTTTTTTCCTGCCGTTTCTCCTCTGTGCTGCACTGGCCAGATGGTGTCTGGGATGGACGCCCGAAGCCAGCTGGCTGGCCGGGATCGCCATGTCCACGACATCGGTCGCGGTGGTGTATGCCGTGATGCTGGAGCTTGGGTTCAATACCTCCGGATACGGGAAAACGGTCCTTGCCGCCTGCTTTGTCACCGATCTGGCGACCGTTATTGCTCTGGGACTAATTTTCGCCCCCTTTACGTTCAGATCCGTCGCATTTACCGGCGCCATGGTGGTGGTGGCTTTTCTCCTTCCCTGGCTTACCCCCCGTTTCTTCAAGCGCTTTGGCGATCGGCCTTCCGAACTGGAAGCCAAGTTTTTAATGTTATGTCTGTTCGCCCTCGGTGGACTGGCCACCTGGGCTGACAGTGAGGCGGTACTGCCAGCGTATCTTATCGGGATGGTGCTGGCGGGAACCGTCGGTAAGGACCATGCGCTGATACGTCGTCTCAGGACGCTGACGTTCGGCCTGCTGACGCCGTTTTATTTTATCCGGGCGGGCTCGCTGGTTTCTCTTCCGGCACTGACCGGCGCACCTGGTGCTTTTTTGATCCTGCTGTTGGTCAAAATGCTCACCAAGCTTGCCGGAGTCTATCCGGTGTGCCGCTGGTATGGATCTTCCCATCAGGAAAGTATGTACACCACATTGCTGATGTCCACCGGGCTGACCTTCGGCACGATTTCGGCACTGTTTGGCCTGTCGCATCACCTGATAAATGAGGCGCAGTACTCATCGCTGGTCGCTGCGGTGATCGGCAGCGCCGTGCTTCCGACGCTGATAGCAAATGCATTTTTCTTACCACGCCACTTACTGCCGGAAAACGACAACACCCGGCGTGTGACGGATGAAGGGGTGAATAAAGGGGAATAA
- a CDS encoding universal stress protein: protein MMNRILVAYDGSDPAKEAMSFASELARHYNSELYVIAVCQLPEFGGEVEMQDFVSRTQSYFNQMMRNLKKQYPELKKETKFHVAMGHPAEQILRYADTHSIDHIVVGHRGKTLFSRWLLGSVARQVVDHALCPVTVVRK, encoded by the coding sequence ATGATGAACCGAATACTGGTTGCCTATGATGGCTCTGATCCCGCAAAAGAGGCGATGAGTTTTGCGTCTGAACTTGCCCGTCATTATAACAGTGAATTGTACGTTATTGCCGTATGCCAGCTGCCGGAGTTTGGTGGCGAGGTGGAGATGCAGGATTTTGTCAGCCGGACACAATCCTACTTTAACCAGATGATGCGGAATCTGAAAAAACAGTATCCTGAGCTGAAAAAAGAGACCAAATTCCATGTGGCAATGGGCCATCCCGCCGAACAAATACTTCGTTATGCTGATACACACAGTATCGATCATATCGTGGTCGGTCACCGTGGCAAAACGTTGTTTTCTCGCTGGCTGCTGGGATCCGTTGCCCGCCAGGTCGTTGACCATGCCCTGTGTCCGGTCACTGTGGTCAGAAAATAA
- a CDS encoding MutS-related protein produces MNFISILFATLDENRKHKINTRQPECFVDLNLDKVVTAIVKGREEYDISPFFYTPLEYPDDIYYRQGVIQDVAKDDLYNALVEYSTTMQKIREIGSRKENRYYHYQQRRWELECVLLYCRAVTVLHERLETLSLTSCGMTNFRNYLSEYINSDGFTDLSTVAQTIRNQLEDIRYSLRIKGDTISVEHYADEINYSHEVLRVFSRFKQHDVQVDVDFRSHDGIMNNLEARILDCVAKLFPAVFAGLDAFIEAHSDYQEHTLKVFEREVQFYLASIHYIRQFQVAGLTFCIPEVNRERKDITVTSAFDLALADSLLNKQVPVICNDFYLHGRERILVISGPNQGGKTTFARMVGQLHYFALLGLYVPAQQATLYLVDNIFTHFEKNENIHNLRGKLYDDLVRIKTILDKSTARSLIIMNEIFTSTTSHDAIYLGTRVIEKVIALDAICICVTFIDELTALDTSVVSMMSTVEEDNEASRTYKVIRKPADGVAWSVTLVQKYGLTYEKIKAGLNG; encoded by the coding sequence ATGAACTTTATCAGCATATTGTTCGCGACGCTTGATGAAAACAGAAAACATAAAATAAATACCCGGCAGCCTGAATGCTTTGTTGATTTGAATCTTGATAAAGTTGTGACGGCGATTGTCAAAGGTCGGGAGGAGTATGATATCTCTCCATTCTTTTATACTCCACTGGAATACCCTGACGATATTTACTACCGTCAGGGAGTTATTCAGGATGTGGCTAAAGACGACCTCTACAATGCCCTGGTTGAATATTCAACGACAATGCAGAAAATAAGGGAGATTGGTTCGCGAAAGGAGAACCGCTACTACCACTACCAGCAACGGCGATGGGAGCTGGAGTGTGTTTTGCTGTACTGCCGTGCTGTGACCGTATTGCATGAGCGGCTGGAAACCCTGTCACTTACGTCCTGCGGGATGACGAATTTCAGAAATTATCTGTCTGAATATATCAACAGTGATGGATTTACTGATTTATCTACCGTTGCTCAGACCATCAGAAATCAACTTGAAGATATCCGCTACAGTCTGAGGATCAAAGGTGACACCATCAGCGTGGAACATTATGCGGATGAGATAAATTACAGTCATGAAGTATTACGGGTCTTTTCCCGATTTAAACAGCATGATGTCCAGGTTGACGTCGATTTCAGGAGTCATGATGGCATCATGAATAATCTTGAGGCCAGAATTCTGGACTGTGTGGCGAAACTTTTCCCTGCTGTTTTCGCAGGGCTTGATGCCTTCATTGAAGCTCACTCTGATTATCAGGAACATACGCTGAAGGTCTTTGAGCGAGAGGTTCAGTTTTATCTTGCCAGTATCCATTATATCCGCCAGTTTCAGGTGGCAGGGTTAACGTTTTGTATTCCTGAGGTTAATCGCGAAAGAAAAGATATTACGGTCACGTCGGCCTTTGATCTGGCGCTTGCTGACAGTCTGCTTAATAAGCAGGTGCCGGTTATCTGTAATGATTTTTATCTCCACGGGAGAGAGCGTATTTTAGTGATTTCCGGGCCTAACCAGGGCGGGAAAACCACGTTTGCCAGAATGGTCGGACAGTTACACTATTTTGCCCTACTGGGGTTATACGTTCCCGCGCAACAGGCAACGCTGTATCTGGTTGATAATATTTTTACCCACTTTGAAAAAAATGAAAATATTCATAATTTACGTGGAAAACTGTATGACGATTTGGTGAGAATTAAAACCATACTGGATAAATCCACTGCCCGCAGCCTCATCATTATGAATGAGATATTCACCTCTACAACCTCACACGATGCGATTTATCTGGGTACCCGGGTCATTGAAAAGGTCATCGCGCTGGATGCCATTTGTATCTGCGTGACGTTTATAGATGAACTGACGGCACTGGATACGTCAGTCGTCAGCATGATGAGTACGGTGGAAGAGGATAATGAGGCCTCCCGGACCTATAAAGTTATCAGGAAACCTGCTGATGGCGTGGCATGGTCGGTCACCCTGGTGCAGAAATATGGACTGACCTACGAAAAAATAAAAGCGGGGTTAAACGGATGA
- a CDS encoding MutS-related protein has translation MKAYLMYKHDDFIVDESFPAHFTLLTKDLELEVLFQALSGGDDFLYSVVRKACSQPLTEVQDIEYRQAILRDCLYNPEIFGEFYKVVVDCLLMEKEKLHYGVFGRYPSAILHQSISFTRFLLDNLRKVRGIAEKNLLHVASPGMERLFVMIMQELNDEYLEVIEEHLRQMTFKKGVLLSARLGAGNRGEGYVLRQPAAENRNWFRRLFSRKPEHYTVQIAPRDENGFRALSDLQDEGLVLVASAMAQSTAHLLNFFRALRAELGFYIACLNLAEVLNHRNVPQCFPVPIYKRERYLVFDALFDTCLALTSPDTIISNTLKADNKNTFIITGANQGGKSTFLRSIGLAQIMMQTGMFVSAECFSADICRNIFTHYKCEEDSHMVRGKLDEELRRMRDIVSELKPDDLVLFNESFSATNSREGAGIIRGIVTALAERHVKLFFVTHTSEFACAFYQEYHQDTVYLCAERREDGERTFRITEGAPLDTSYGEDLYREVFTPPAQSAESG, from the coding sequence ATGAAAGCATACCTGATGTATAAACATGATGATTTTATCGTAGATGAATCATTTCCTGCCCACTTTACCCTTCTGACTAAAGATCTGGAACTGGAGGTCCTCTTTCAGGCGCTTTCCGGCGGGGATGATTTTCTGTATTCGGTGGTAAGAAAAGCGTGTTCACAACCATTGACCGAGGTACAGGATATTGAATACCGGCAGGCTATCCTGCGCGATTGTCTCTACAATCCTGAAATTTTCGGAGAATTTTATAAAGTTGTGGTGGATTGCCTGTTAATGGAAAAGGAAAAACTCCATTACGGTGTTTTCGGGCGGTATCCTTCCGCCATTCTTCATCAGTCCATTTCGTTCACCCGTTTTCTGTTGGACAATTTACGTAAGGTCAGGGGAATTGCGGAAAAAAACCTTCTTCATGTCGCCTCACCCGGCATGGAACGCCTGTTTGTCATGATTATGCAGGAGCTGAATGATGAATATCTTGAGGTAATCGAGGAACACCTCAGGCAGATGACATTTAAAAAAGGGGTATTGCTGAGCGCCAGACTGGGGGCGGGAAACCGGGGGGAGGGCTATGTGCTACGCCAGCCTGCCGCGGAGAACAGAAACTGGTTCCGGCGTCTGTTTTCCCGCAAACCGGAACATTATACGGTACAGATTGCTCCGCGGGATGAAAACGGGTTCCGGGCACTCAGCGACCTGCAGGATGAGGGACTGGTGCTGGTTGCCAGCGCAATGGCCCAGTCTACAGCACATCTGCTCAATTTCTTTCGCGCGCTGCGTGCTGAGCTGGGTTTCTATATCGCCTGCCTGAATCTTGCTGAGGTGCTGAATCACCGGAATGTGCCACAGTGTTTTCCGGTTCCGATCTACAAAAGGGAGCGCTATCTGGTCTTTGATGCATTATTTGATACCTGTCTGGCGCTGACTTCTCCGGATACCATCATCAGCAATACCCTGAAAGCGGATAATAAAAACACCTTTATTATTACCGGGGCTAACCAGGGAGGAAAATCGACGTTCTTACGCAGCATCGGTCTGGCCCAGATCATGATGCAGACGGGGATGTTTGTGTCTGCAGAATGTTTCAGTGCCGATATCTGCCGGAATATTTTTACCCATTATAAATGTGAAGAAGACAGCCATATGGTCAGAGGAAAGCTTGATGAAGAGCTCAGACGTATGCGGGATATCGTCAGCGAACTGAAGCCGGATGATCTGGTGCTGTTTAATGAATCGTTTTCCGCCACTAACAGCCGGGAAGGAGCAGGCATTATCAGGGGGATAGTGACCGCGCTGGCAGAACGTCATGTGAAGCTGTTTTTCGTCACACACACCTCGGAATTTGCCTGCGCATTTTATCAGGAGTATCACCAGGATACGGTTTATCTGTGCGCGGAAAGGCGTGAGGATGGCGAAAGAACGTTCCGTATTACGGAAGGGGCGCCACTGGATACCAGCTATGGTGAAGACCTCTATCGGGAGGTCTTCACGCCTCCGGCACAATCCGCTGAAAGCGGCTGA
- a CDS encoding HAD-IC family P-type ATPase, producing MEMPPENNVKGLSEAEVRARLAQYGYNEVREQPPGQLRAILKRLWGPIPWMLEIALVLEVALGKTIEPAIIAGWLAFSAILGGIQERRAQSALDLLRTRLKVNASVCRDGTWRLIPARELVPGDSIALTAGDLVPADCMIDEGTVDVDQAALTGESTPESRNEGDTLYSGSTIARGKVTGTVTATGTRSYFGRTAELVRTASSASHLEQLLFAVVRYLVTIDAMLAVILAVVALWRGEDLLPLVPFFLVLIIATVPVTMPAAFMVANAVEARRLANQGVLVTGLSAVQEAATMDVLCIDKTGTLTRNQQSVAGITALPGENEDEVLAWAAAACDETTQGQLEMEILDALRRRGGIPHIREQFIPFDPATKLSEARVRSDNDGLSVHIILGSPVVVALLAESPPEFTTIQQAMAASGARILAVATGTDGHLRIRGLLALADALRDDAAALVRDIRALGIRIIMVTGDTVDTARVISRQAGLGDRFGDAVRDLQTPLRFDGFANFYPEEKVRLVRSLQQTGCIVGMTGDGVNDAPALKQAEVGIAVQTASDVAKAAAQVVLTHPGLDGVAAVVSGGRRVFRRMLTWTITKIARTVELAALLTIGYIATGFFVTPLVLIAVIVVLNDVVTITLATDRSWITSSPERWNVGDIARLGGVLAAGWLVLAFMILWFVLTRLQLPVPQIQALMFAYLMYTAQMTIYLSRTPGRCWSLRPGRFVVLATVGNIIIATVLAAGGFLMTPVSLTLLVIMFALVLLATLLLDQIKIWLFARRPVEDLPKS from the coding sequence ATGGAGATGCCCCCTGAGAATAACGTGAAGGGACTTTCCGAAGCCGAGGTGCGGGCCAGGCTGGCGCAATATGGCTACAACGAAGTGCGTGAACAGCCTCCGGGCCAGTTGCGTGCGATCCTCAAACGTCTGTGGGGCCCCATACCCTGGATGCTCGAAATTGCGCTGGTACTCGAAGTGGCTCTGGGGAAGACGATCGAACCCGCCATCATTGCAGGGTGGCTCGCTTTCAGTGCGATCCTTGGCGGCATTCAGGAACGGCGGGCACAGTCAGCACTTGACCTGCTGCGCACCCGGCTGAAAGTCAATGCCAGTGTATGTCGTGATGGCACCTGGCGACTGATACCGGCCCGGGAGCTTGTCCCCGGTGATAGTATCGCCTTAACAGCGGGGGACCTGGTCCCTGCCGATTGTATGATTGATGAGGGAACTGTGGATGTTGACCAGGCGGCCCTGACCGGGGAGTCAACCCCGGAGTCACGCAACGAGGGGGATACTCTCTATTCAGGATCGACGATTGCGCGCGGAAAGGTGACAGGAACCGTCACCGCCACAGGTACCCGAAGCTACTTTGGACGTACGGCAGAGCTGGTACGAACGGCCAGCTCTGCCAGCCATCTTGAACAGCTTCTGTTCGCTGTTGTGCGCTATCTTGTGACCATTGATGCCATGCTTGCGGTCATTCTGGCCGTTGTTGCACTCTGGCGCGGTGAAGATTTGTTGCCCCTTGTCCCCTTCTTCCTTGTTCTCATTATTGCGACCGTCCCGGTGACAATGCCGGCAGCCTTTATGGTCGCCAATGCAGTAGAAGCCCGAAGGCTGGCGAATCAGGGGGTACTTGTCACCGGCCTGTCGGCGGTACAGGAAGCGGCAACCATGGATGTGCTGTGTATCGACAAGACCGGTACACTGACCAGAAACCAGCAGTCAGTTGCCGGCATAACGGCGCTTCCGGGAGAGAATGAGGACGAGGTTCTGGCCTGGGCTGCCGCGGCCTGTGACGAAACGACACAGGGGCAACTTGAGATGGAGATTCTGGATGCGCTACGACGCCGGGGGGGAATACCGCATATCCGAGAGCAATTCATCCCGTTCGATCCTGCCACGAAACTTTCCGAAGCCCGTGTGCGTTCAGACAATGACGGATTATCCGTTCACATCATTCTGGGTTCACCAGTTGTTGTTGCCTTACTCGCCGAATCTCCTCCTGAGTTCACCACGATCCAGCAGGCCATGGCGGCATCCGGCGCCAGGATCCTGGCAGTCGCAACCGGCACCGACGGCCATCTCCGTATTCGCGGGTTGCTGGCACTAGCCGATGCACTACGTGATGATGCCGCAGCCCTCGTCAGGGATATTCGGGCACTGGGTATCAGGATAATCATGGTCACCGGTGATACGGTTGATACCGCCAGAGTTATCAGCCGCCAGGCAGGGCTCGGTGACCGCTTCGGCGATGCGGTCAGGGATCTGCAGACACCTCTCCGCTTTGATGGTTTTGCTAACTTCTATCCGGAAGAAAAAGTTCGTCTGGTGCGGTCCCTGCAACAGACGGGCTGTATAGTCGGCATGACGGGGGATGGTGTGAATGATGCGCCGGCACTGAAACAAGCTGAAGTGGGCATTGCCGTACAGACAGCGTCTGACGTGGCAAAAGCTGCTGCTCAGGTGGTGTTGACCCACCCCGGATTAGACGGTGTTGCCGCCGTCGTATCGGGGGGCCGCCGCGTTTTTCGCCGCATGCTGACCTGGACAATAACAAAAATAGCCCGGACCGTTGAGCTGGCGGCCCTGCTGACCATCGGCTATATCGCGACAGGATTCTTCGTCACACCACTGGTTCTGATTGCCGTGATTGTGGTTCTCAATGATGTGGTGACAATCACGCTGGCGACAGACCGATCGTGGATTACTTCATCACCAGAAAGATGGAACGTTGGTGACATTGCCCGGCTGGGAGGTGTCCTGGCCGCAGGCTGGCTGGTTCTGGCATTCATGATCCTGTGGTTCGTCCTTACCCGGTTGCAGCTTCCCGTCCCGCAAATCCAGGCCCTGATGTTCGCCTATCTGATGTATACGGCCCAGATGACGATTTATCTTTCACGAACGCCGGGCCGCTGCTGGTCACTCCGTCCGGGCCGGTTTGTTGTGTTGGCCACGGTGGGCAATATCATCATTGCCACCGTACTGGCTGCCGGTGGTTTCCTTATGACGCCGGTCTCACTGACACTGCTGGTCATCATGTTTGCTCTGGTTTTGCTGGCCACCCTGCTGCTCGATCAGATCAAAATATGGCTCTTTGCCAGAAGACCTGTTGAGGACTTACCGAAAAGCTGA
- the crcB gene encoding fluoride efflux transporter CrcB, whose amino-acid sequence MYKSLFAVVIGGSIGCVIRWILSMRLNALFPNLPPGTLVVNLVGGFIIGMALAFFVRQPHLDPAWKFFITTGLCGGMTTFSTFSAEVVVLLQNGNYAWAVISVLTHVTGSLLMTAAGFFVMTLL is encoded by the coding sequence ATGTACAAATCATTATTCGCGGTAGTGATAGGCGGCTCGATCGGCTGTGTGATCCGCTGGATACTGTCCATGCGTCTCAATGCGCTTTTCCCCAATCTTCCTCCTGGCACCCTGGTGGTTAATCTGGTTGGCGGATTTATCATCGGTATGGCACTGGCCTTCTTTGTCCGGCAGCCTCACCTCGATCCCGCCTGGAAGTTTTTTATTACCACCGGCTTATGTGGCGGTATGACCACCTTTTCCACCTTTTCTGCTGAGGTAGTGGTTCTACTGCAGAATGGCAATTATGCATGGGCTGTCATTTCCGTACTAACGCACGTAACTGGCTCGCTTCTGATGACTGCCGCCGGTTTTTTTGTGATGACACTGTTGTAA
- a CDS encoding 2,3-bisphosphoglycerate-dependent phosphoglycerate mutase, protein MGKIILLRHGESEWNQQNRFTGWEDVPLTQKGVEEARHAANLIKRSGIIIDSACTSVLNRAIHSLWLIMETLNQLWLPVDKSWRLNERHYGVLQGMDKDKAAQQIGQKIVYHWRRSYRGIPPPLLDAPALLHREARYRHVSLTDLPAGESLEMTQRRLLPYWHHVIVPRVVSGETMLLVSHANALRALTMFIEQIDENKIPDLHVLTGVPVLYEMNENRAITARYSLE, encoded by the coding sequence ATGGGAAAAATTATTTTACTCCGTCATGGAGAAAGTGAGTGGAATCAGCAAAATCGTTTTACCGGATGGGAAGATGTTCCGCTGACGCAGAAAGGAGTGGAAGAAGCCCGGCACGCAGCAAACCTGATAAAACGCTCCGGGATCATCATTGATAGTGCCTGCACATCCGTTCTTAATCGGGCAATTCATTCACTCTGGCTGATAATGGAAACGTTGAATCAATTGTGGTTACCGGTGGACAAATCATGGCGGTTAAATGAACGCCATTATGGTGTGCTTCAGGGAATGGATAAGGATAAAGCCGCTCAACAGATTGGCCAGAAAATCGTTTATCACTGGCGGAGGAGCTATCGTGGTATCCCGCCTCCGTTACTGGATGCGCCTGCTTTACTTCATCGTGAGGCACGTTATCGCCATGTGTCCCTGACGGATCTACCGGCAGGTGAAAGTCTGGAAATGACGCAGCGAAGGCTGCTGCCTTACTGGCACCACGTCATTGTCCCGCGAGTTGTCAGTGGTGAAACCATGCTGCTGGTCAGTCATGCTAATGCATTGCGTGCGCTGACCATGTTTATTGAGCAGATTGACGAAAACAAAATTCCCGATCTGCATGTCCTGACGGGTGTCCCCGTACTATATGAAATGAATGAAAATCGGGCCATCACCGCACGTTATTCCCTTGAATGA
- the eno gene encoding phosphopyruvate hydratase yields the protein MSFEIENIIAREILDSRGNPTVEVEVTSVGGCMARASVPSGASTGSREAIEYRDGDKTRFGGKGVQDAVRSINTEINDALQGYDVRSQKEIDNCLITLDGTENKGRLGANAILGVSLAVSRLAAQLSSTPLYRYLGGVGANLLPVPCMNIINGGVHARWQGADFQEFMIAPWGASSVREAIRWGSEVYQALRQVLLEKGLSTGVGDEGGFAPAVSSNRQPLELIVEAINKAGYRPGEDIVICMDPASSEFYADGKYTLRTENAQLSAEEMTRYYEQLVNDFPIVLIEDGLAEDDWAGWQILHAALGGKVELVGDDIFVTNVKYIQRGIDENLANAALIKLNQIGTLSETIEAIQLCQDNNWGTFISHRSGETVDSFIADMTVGLRAGHLKTGAPSRGERIEKYNQLMRIEDELGDAAIFAGKTAFKKR from the coding sequence ATGAGCTTTGAAATTGAAAATATTATCGCAAGAGAAATTCTGGATTCCCGTGGTAACCCGACCGTAGAGGTTGAAGTAACTTCTGTGGGGGGCTGTATGGCCCGGGCCTCCGTTCCTTCCGGCGCCAGTACCGGCTCCCGTGAAGCCATCGAATATCGCGATGGCGATAAGACCCGATTTGGAGGTAAAGGCGTACAGGATGCGGTCCGAAGCATCAATACCGAAATTAACGATGCCCTGCAGGGCTACGATGTACGCAGCCAGAAGGAAATCGACAACTGCCTGATTACCCTTGATGGCACAGAAAACAAAGGCCGCCTGGGCGCCAATGCGATCCTTGGCGTGTCGCTGGCAGTATCCCGCCTGGCAGCACAACTCTCCTCTACCCCGCTCTACCGCTATCTGGGGGGCGTCGGCGCGAATCTGCTGCCGGTTCCCTGTATGAATATCATCAACGGCGGGGTTCATGCTCGCTGGCAGGGCGCTGATTTTCAGGAGTTTATGATTGCACCATGGGGAGCTTCTTCCGTACGTGAAGCTATTCGCTGGGGTAGCGAAGTCTACCAGGCCCTGCGTCAGGTCCTGCTGGAAAAAGGTTTATCCACCGGCGTGGGTGATGAAGGTGGTTTTGCGCCGGCCGTTTCCTCAAACCGCCAGCCGCTGGAACTGATCGTGGAGGCCATCAATAAGGCGGGATACCGCCCGGGTGAGGATATTGTTATTTGTATGGATCCGGCATCCAGTGAGTTTTATGCAGATGGCAAATATACCCTGCGTACTGAAAACGCTCAGCTCAGTGCTGAAGAAATGACGCGTTATTATGAACAGCTGGTGAATGACTTCCCGATTGTGCTGATTGAAGATGGCCTGGCGGAGGACGACTGGGCCGGTTGGCAAATTCTGCATGCTGCCCTGGGCGGTAAAGTCGAACTGGTCGGTGATGATATTTTTGTGACCAACGTGAAATATATCCAGCGAGGCATCGATGAAAACCTGGCCAATGCCGCATTGATTAAACTGAACCAGATAGGCACCCTGAGTGAAACGATTGAAGCCATCCAGTTGTGTCAGGATAACAACTGGGGAACCTTTATTTCACACCGGAGCGGGGAAACCGTGGACAGCTTCATTGCGGATATGACCGTAGGCCTACGAGCCGGTCATCTGAAAACCGGCGCCCCCAGCCGCGGGGAGCGCATTGAGAAATATAATCAACTGATGCGTATTGAAGATGAATTAGGTGATGCCGCCATCTTTGCCGGCAAAACCGCCTTCAAAAAACGCTGA
- a CDS encoding universal stress protein: MQIYRHALLLVQNETDGLLLLEQAERLAKEMGTRITVGHLSADYRELDYTSDSLTKDRQSREVIDAKAMLSRLVESSSIDIKVRSIVSIHRFRDVEAVVQHEDIDLVMLGHKNRLFGVYSSFSFEFINHLSVDVLIKHIPTP, from the coding sequence ATGCAAATTTACCGGCATGCCTTGTTACTTGTACAAAATGAAACCGATGGTCTGCTGTTGCTTGAGCAGGCAGAACGTCTGGCAAAAGAGATGGGCACCCGTATTACTGTCGGCCATCTCAGCGCTGACTACCGGGAACTGGACTATACCAGTGATTCATTAACCAAAGATCGTCAGTCCCGCGAAGTTATTGATGCAAAGGCAATGCTGAGCCGTCTGGTGGAGTCCAGCAGTATTGATATTAAAGTCCGGTCCATTGTCAGCATTCATCGTTTCCGGGACGTCGAAGCCGTTGTTCAACACGAAGATATCGATCTGGTCATGCTGGGGCATAAAAACCGCCTGTTCGGGGTTTATTCTTCCTTTTCTTTCGAATTCATCAATCACCTTTCTGTTGATGTTTTGATTAAACACATTCCAACCCCATAA
- a CDS encoding phosphatase PAP2 family protein, producing the protein MLNEIETLNRKIFLAMNAKPGTPDSALVIANFFANTLIYAIPFIIIFLWFAGKEKGKILALRSTLTMVIGVVLSLIIGSLWPHPRPFMVPLGYVWFSHTADYSFPSDHMTIFVCFALALISAKAVRTGLVVLGISILVAWSRIYLGVHFPLDMIGGVITGMVSNALFCRLWKYKGEYVFSFFKTISLKLFKI; encoded by the coding sequence ATGCTGAATGAAATTGAAACTCTGAACAGAAAAATTTTCCTTGCTATGAACGCTAAGCCTGGAACGCCTGATTCAGCTCTGGTTATTGCGAATTTTTTTGCGAATACCCTTATTTATGCCATACCATTTATTATTATTTTTTTATGGTTTGCCGGTAAAGAAAAGGGAAAGATACTGGCGCTTCGCTCAACGTTAACAATGGTCATTGGTGTAGTGTTGAGCCTGATTATTGGAAGCCTCTGGCCGCATCCAAGACCATTTATGGTTCCGCTGGGCTATGTCTGGTTTTCGCATACTGCAGATTACTCATTCCCGAGTGATCATATGACCATTTTTGTGTGTTTTGCGCTTGCGCTGATCAGCGCAAAGGCAGTACGTACCGGCCTGGTGGTGTTGGGCATTAGTATTCTGGTCGCCTGGTCACGTATTTATCTTGGCGTACATTTTCCTCTCGATATGATAGGAGGTGTCATCACGGGGATGGTGTCTAATGCTCTTTTCTGCCGGTTATGGAAATATAAAGGTGAATATGTATTCTCTTTTTTTAAAACAATCAGCTTAAAATTATTCAAAATTTAA